In Mycoplasmopsis synoviae ATCC 25204, the sequence GGTCAAATCAATGGAACTAGTGGATACGAAGAAGCAGCCGCGCAAGGGTTAATTGCCGGAATTAATGCAGCGCTAAAACTTAAAAACAAAAAGCCGCTTGTTTTAAACCGTAGCGATGCTTATATTGGTGTTTTAATTGATGATTTAGTTATTAAAGGAACTAAAGAACCATATAGAATGCTAACTTCAAGAGCTGAATATCGCCTTCTTTTAAGACATGATAATTCAGATTATAGACTAAGCAAATACGGTTATAAATTAGGGCTAATTAGCAAAGATGAATATAGCCAAATTCAAAAGAAATATAAAAACATAAATAGCAAAATAAATTATTTATCTAAAAAATATTTATCAACTAATTCTAATATAGCTAAAAAATACAACATAAAAGAAGCTACTAGTTATTTAAAACTTCTTCTTAGACCTGAAATTAATCCAAAAGATATTTTAAAAAACTATAAATATCAAAATGAACTTTTAATTAAAATAAAACTTGAAGGTTATATTAAAAAACAAAAACAAGATGCTTCAAGAATGAAAAATCTTGAAAAAATTAAAATTCCAAATAATATAAACTACGATAAAGTTTTAAATTTAGCAACAGAGGCTAAAGATAAATTAAAAATAATTAAACCAGAAACCATAGCCCAAGCTTATAGAATCAGTGGAATTAATCCAAGTGATATTCAAATGCTAATTTTCCATTTAAAAACTTATAAGAAATATGACAATTAATTTAATTGCAGTTGGAAAATTAGAAAAAGACTTTCAAAAACTCTTTGATGAATATGCAAAGAGAATTTTTGCTTTTTCTAAATTTAATTTAATTGAAATTAAAGAAAATACTTTAAAAAATTTAAAAGTAAAAAAAGAAAAAGAAACTCTGGAAATTCTTTCTAAAATCCCAAAAAATTCAACAGTATTTTTACTTAGCATTAAAGGTAAAAATTATTCCTCTGAAGAGTTTTCAAAGCTTATTACTAATGATGCAAATATCACTTTTGTAATTGGTGGATCTAATGGAGTTATTGAAAGTTATTTTGAAAACAAAATTTCATTTTCAAAACTAACTTTTCCTCATCAACTATTTAGAGTAATTTTAATTGAACAAATATATAGAGCCTTTACTATTAAAAATAATTTAAAGTATCACAAATAAGGTGTTTTATTTTTTAAAATAACCAAAAAAATAAACCATTATTTTAAAAAAGTTTATAATTTTATACATAGAAAAATAATGGTAAAAAATGAAAAATAAAATTAAAAGAAAAATATTTTTTTCATCCTTAATTGCAGCCTCAATATTATCAACAGCTGCAGCAATGTCTTGTGGCGCCCCACAAGAAGAAAAAAAACCAACTAATCCTAAAGACGGAAATAAAGACGGTGGAATTATAGATCTACCTCCTACTATTGGAGGGCCCGGTGAAGGTGGTGATTCGCCTCGAACATACGGAAGCATCGATCCAGTTCAATCTAAACTAGTAGGTAGTTGAGCCGATTATACAAAACTATCAATTGCCAAAAGATACGAAGTCGACAACAAAGCATATTTAAACGGACTAAAAAGCCAATATGACATAGATCCAAAGCAAGAATTTGTTCCTTCAGATATTAAAAATGGTTTTGGAACAGTACAAGCTTACGATGATAAAGCTACTAAATTAGGACTTCCTGATTTTGTAACTTCTTATTTAAAAGGATTTACAACATATTCAGGTTCTGGATTAGAAATTTCACCTAATGTTTCGGGCCCTGCTTTAGGATTTTGAAATTCAGAACAAAGTGGTTTTGATGGAAGATCAAGATTTCTACCAAACGATTTATATAAAAATACTGCTCTTCAAACTTATTCAATTTCATATGTAAATGAAGTTAAAGGTGATTATGTAAATGAAGTTAAAGGTGATATTGAAGGTACTGGTAAAAATACATTAAAATCAAACAAAGGTACAGCATGAATTTTAGACTACGTAAAACCAACTGATTCATCTTACCCTACAAAATGATATATCGCAACTAACATACACGTTATAGGTGATTTAACATTTACTAAATCTCAAACTGATTCATTTGGATCTGACTTTACAAGTATCTATGATGAAGAAAGAGAAAAACCTCTAATCAAAGAAGCTAGAAAAGTTAAAGCGCAAATAGATGAATTACAAAATGAATATAATGAGGTTTACAGAAAACTTCAAACAAAAGAACATGAAAATGATCAAGCTCTTAAAGCAAGAGCAGATCAATTAAATTTTGAATTAGCTCCTCCTTTACAAAAGAAACTTAAAGATTTAAATGCTCAAATTTCTGGACTTACAAAAAATGTAACATTAGCTATTTTAGATAGTGATGTTCCGCTTCAAACATCACTTAATACTGTTTCAGCTGATAGCAGAATGAAATTTGTAACTCTTCCTGCTTCAGCAGTTAATATTGTTTATACAGCTAACGATTTTCTAAAAACTTCTCCGAAAGATTATCTAGACACAACATCAACTCATAACAAAGATTATTTAAACAACCAAGAAATGGCTGATTTTGCAGTTTTAGAAATAGATTTTTCAAAAGTAACTGGTGAATTTAAATACACAAAAAATAGTGTTGGTGATAAACCTGCAAAAGAAATGACAGTTAATTCAGCTCAAGAATTAGCTAGAGTCATGACTAATGCATATGCATCTACTGAAAAGCAAGATAAGCAAATTAAATTTGCTAAAAACTCTCTTTTCTATCAATACAAAGATTTAACAAACGAAAAAGTTACAGTAACAAACGATGCAAATAAACAAAAACTTCAAGTAAGTAGAATTGTTGCTAACTTTGTTTCACTTGGTTATCCTATTGCAAAAGATGATTTAGTTAATTTAAGAGCAGAGTTTCCTGCTAAATATGCTGGTCGTGAAGGAATATTATTAGCAGAAAATGATAATAGTTTATGAACAAATAAACCTCAAAAAGGAAGAAATTTCTACCAAGAATTTGGAAATAGATTAAATCGTTCAATGATTTTAAGAAACTTTGTTCAATATCCTGGTATATACGATTTATTTATTACAAACCCAGTAATTAATAAAGGTGTTGGTTTTAACATTAAACAAATTAAAGATAAAACTTCATCATATCAACAAGGTAATTATCTAAACTATGGTCTTGCATATTCACTTGAATCATGAAGACCTGCTCCTGGAGCTTCAGGATCATCTCTTAGAGATTTAAATAATGAAGTTTTAGGAATTAACTTCGCTATAAGAGCCGGAGCCGGTAGTGGTACTTCACTAATTCAAGCTTTTAGAAGTGAAGGAGCTAACTATGGTGGTGTTTATGGATCATATAATCTTCCACAATACGATTTAATCTACGGTGGTGGAAAAGATCAAAGAACATCATATAGAGAGGCTTTAGCTAAGATTCTAAAAAATGGCGAAACTACAAATCTATTTACCTCAGGAGTAAATGTTATTCCTGAAGAATATAAATTTAGAACTAATGCTTTAATTAACTTTACCAATAGCTCTAACCCAGAAGAAGCTGGATTAATTACCAACACAGGTGGTGGTGTTCAAGCGCTAACAGATCAAAACAAAAAATACGGAAGCACAATTACAAATCCAGTTGTTTTACCTGAAGGTACAAGCTAATAAAAACCAAAAAAGAAAAGTACTGTAAAAAGTACTTTTTGTTTTATCTTTTTTTAGTTAACGCTATTTAGTCACTGGAAGACTGAATTAACGCTTGGAATTTTTCCAACGATTGAAACTTGATCGTTTTCTTTTAAAACAAAATCCCCTGTTATTTGATAAGTTTGTCCGTTTCTTCTAACTAAAACAACAGTCACTCCCATCGCAGGGAAATTTAAATCTTTAATAGGTTTATCGAATATAGTTGGATTTTTAACATCTGAAAATCCAATAACAAAATCATCAACAAGTTCGTGAAGAAATTCTGAATAAAGTGCAAAGTTTTCATTAGCTGCAATAACCGCAGTTCTTGTTCCTGATTCTTGCTCGGGGTTAACGATAATATTGGCTCCCATTTGACGCAGAACTCTAGCGTGACGCTTTGTGCTTGCACGAGCAATTATATTGGCAACTTTAAGCTCTAATAAAGCTGATACTATTTCGATGTTATCGATATTGGCAACGGCAACTACAACTGTTTCAAATCTTTGAATGTTAATAGCCTTTAGCGCTTTTATATCGGCTGCATCTAAAATAACTACTTCATCGATTTCGTCTTTAAATTGTTTTAAATTATCAGCTGATTTATCAACTGCAACTACTTCTTTACCGATTTCAATTAATTGAGTAATAACAGCTGAACCAAATCTTCCAGCTCCAATAACACAAATTGCATTTGATTGTGAATTATTTTTTTTGATTAGTTTCATAATTATCCGATTGCTAATTCCTCTTCTAAATATTTAAATTGACTTTCTTTGTTTTTCTTTCTTTTTCAAACTAGAAGCGTTGACGAAATTCCAAATTGTCCTACAAACATAATTATAATCAACATTATCTTTGAGGCGACATTTAATTTGCTTATTCCACCGGCGGAAAGGCCGCTAGTTCCAAAGGCGCTAGCTACGTTGAAAAAGATTCCAGTTAAATTAATATTATTTAATTTTCCGCCATATAAACTATGTGAAGTAGAAAGTATAAATGTTCCTATTATTATTAATATAGTCGATAGCGCGATAACTTTAAAAGTCATTTCGGTATTTTCTTTTGAAATTTGACGCTTGAATAAAGTGATGTCTTTTCTTGATCTAAACATACTAATTATGGCCATTATAAATAGCGCAAAAGTAGTTGTTCTAATTCCTCCACCAGTTGAAGCCGGAGAAGCGCCGATAATCATTTCAAGGCCTATAAGTAGCACTGTAGGAAAACTAAAATCACTAATTACAACAGAAGTAAATCCGGCTGATCTTGAAGAAAAGTTGATAAACACTATTCCAAAAGACTTTTGAAATACACTTCCATACATTTGGCCATTATTCAAATAATGTTGTAGCTGCGAGCTAGGAACTAGGCTGCTATCAGATAAATATTGATTGTATTCAGCCATTAGCTCATCTGGGACATAAATTTTATTTCAATAAGTATGCGGATCTTTTGAAGTAGTCTCTAGCAGGAAAGTTAAAAGAGTACCAATTGCAAAAACTAAAAAGTAAATAACGAAAGTAACTTTAGAAAACAAACTAAAACGATGTCTTCCTTTTTTACCTTTTATTTTATGTTCAATGGCTAGCTTGATATCAAAGATAACCGGATAACCAATTCCACCGATGATAAGTAGAATTATCATACAAATTTGCAGCTCTACTGCACCATAATAAGGCATTATAGAATTTGATGACATAATGTCAAAACCGGCATTATTTAAAGCCGAGATTGTATGGAAAAATCCAAATCTAAAAGCCAGGCTTCAAGATCCTTTAGGACTTATATAATTACTTCCTAAATAATCTTTAATTCCGGGAGTCATTTTAACGTCAGTGAAATAAAAATAAAAACTTAGTGAAAATCCAAAAATAATAGTTACTGCAATTAAAAATTTAACAGAAGTAATAACCACTTGAGTTGGATTTCTAAAACCACTTCCTCCTCTTTCTGATTGCATCAGGTTCATATCAGTGAGAGTAATTTTAGTTTTTCTAAAAATTCAATTTATAATAAAAATCTTTAGTGCAAAAACTCCAATTCCACCTGAAAAAATCAAGGTAGCAATTAAAGCTTGACCAAAGATATTTCATTGATTATATGAATCAGCAATAACTAGCCCGGTATCACTAAAAGCACTTGATGTAGTAAAGACTACATCTAAATAATTTAGCGGAGTTATTTTTTGCCCTGCAAAGGTTTCATTTTGAGTAATAGGAGAATATAAAATTAAACTAAAAATCAAAATGATCACAAAGTAGGCTAAAAATAAATAAATAGTTTTATTAAAACTAAGTTTATATCTATTAACTGAATTATTAACTTTATAAAGTTTATTTTTTATAAAGTTTCTAAATCTTTTTAATCTCATTAGTTCCAATCAAAAAGTGTATATATTTTAACAAAATAAAGTTCTATAAGCGAGCTTTTTTATTTTCTTTATAAATTTTATTTACTTTTCTTACGTAGTGGTTTAGCCCACTTTTAGTAATTTCTAAATTATGCTTTTCTTGCATAATTTCACACATTCTTGCCAGCGATGCATTTTTATTTTGCAGCTTTTCTTGCAGAAAAAGCATTTCTTTTTCATTGAAAAAATAATTTAATTTTTTATTTAAAATAAAATTAATTTTTTTAATTAATTCACTTGATGCTTTAGTTACTTTTTTCTCATTTTTAAAATCTAAATTATTAATTCGATTTGAAGCGTTATTCATATCTTTATCGATTTTTTGCTGCTGAACTAGCGACCATGCTTCTTTGGCATTAATTGCAGCTAAAAAATCAAGAATTTGTTCTTGCTTTTTAATGTAAAGGGTATATTTTTGATTTCTTTTAAGCAACTTAAAATTAAAATCGTATTCATTTAATTTTTTTTGAATTTGTATTAAAATTTCATAGTATCTAGATGAAAATTCCAGATGAAAAGATCCCACGCTTAAATTAAGCGATCCTGATCCGAAAAATATCCCAGAAAAAAAGAAAGTTAAATAATTTTCATAATATGAATCAAAATTTAATTCTAAGTCTTTAGTACTGATTTTGATTAAATTATTTTCAAACTCATATTTAATTTGAGCTTTAGATAATAGTTTTAAAATAATATCTAGAGCTTGCTTGTTTTTAAAGTTTAAAATATAGAAATTATTCTTTAAAATTGAATTGGAATAAATAACTCCATTAATGAAAGTTCTAATTTCTTTTTTCTTTTTAACTTGATTTGAAATTTCTTTTTTAATTTCAAAAGAAAAAGATGCTTTTTTTCTCATAACAATTTATCATTTATAGTATCTTAATTAATTAAACCAAAAAATAACAAAAGGAAAAATATATGCGTTGAAAATACGATATCGGTTCGCTTGAAGTAATCACCGGACCTATGTTTGCCGGAAAATCAAATGAAATAATTAGAATTTTAAATGTAAATCAAATTGCAGGTTTTAAACCGCTTTCATTTAAGCCCGATTTTGACACTAGATGGAGCGTTAATCATATAGTAAGCCGTACTGGATCTAAAATGAAAACTATTAATTTAAAAGATCCAAAAGATATATGAAACCACATCAAAAAAGACACTCAAGTGATTGCCTTTGACGAAGTGCATTTTTTTGATATGTCAATAGTTGCTGAAATCCAAAAGCTAATCGAAAAAAAATACAAAGTCATAGTATCAGGACTTGACATGGACTATTTAGGAAAACCTTTTGAAGTTGTTTCGCAATTATGCTGCCTTGCTGATAAAATTAAAAAGCTAAAAGCGGTGTGTATGAACTGCCATGGAGTGGCTAATATGACCTATAGAAAAGTAGATAATAATGAGCGAAATTTACTAGGTGATAGTGAGTATGAAGCAAGATGCAGAAACTGCCATAAATTAAGATAATTACGCTAAATTTTCTCGTGATAATTTTTGTTGAAAGTTGTAAAATATAACCGTTAAATATAAAAATATTTGAAAGGCCCTTATGGAAAACAATAAAATTATAGTTGTTGGTGCAAATCACGCCGGAACTTCATTTTTAAGAACCTTAAAAACAGTAAATCCATCAGCTGAAGTTGTAGCTTATGATAGAAATACAAACGTATCATTTTTAGGATGTGGTATTGCTGTTTGAGTTGGAGGAATGTTTAAAGATCCAGCTGGATTATTTTATTCATCTCCAGAAGTTTTAACAAAAGAATACGGAGTTAAACTTCACACACAACACGACGTTGTAAAAATCGATAGAAAAAGCAAAAAAGTTGTTGTTAAAGATTTACAAACAGGCAGAGAATTCGAAGATTCATACGATAAGTTAGTTTTTGCTGGAGGAACATGACCTATAGTTCCTCCATTTAAAGGTAAAGACTTAAAAAATGTTTTACTTTCTAAGTTATTCCAACATGCTGAGGAAATAATCACCAAAGCAAAAGATCCAAACGTTAAAAACGTAGTAGTTGTTGGAGCAGGATATATTGGTGTTGAGCTGGTTGAAGCTTTCCACGTTAGAGGAAAAAATGTTACTCTAATCGACGTTCAAGATAGAGTTGTTCCTAACTATTTTGATCCTGAATTTACAGACAAAATGGAAGAAAACATGCGTAAAGGTGGAGTTAATCTTCGTCTTGGTGAAAGTGTTGAAGAATTTACTTCAAAAGATGGTGTGCATGTTTCTGGGGTTAAAACCAACAAAGGTAGCTATGACGCTGATTTAGTGCTTCTTTGCATCGGATTTAGACCACAAACTGCAGTTGTTGAAGATGTTGAAAAACTTCCAAATGGAGCAATTAAAGTTGACGAATACCAAAGATCAGTTTCAGATGAAAACGTTTATGTAATTGGTGATTCAGCTTCTCTTAAAAACGTAATTACAAACGACTATGCTCACGTAGCTTTAGCTACAAACGCAGTTAAAACCGGAATCGTAGCAGCTCTGCACCTTGCTGGAATGGATGTTAAATTCCCAGGAGTTGTTGGAACTAATGCTGTTAGCGTATTTGACTGTAAATATGCATCAACTGGATTTACAAAAAGATTAGGTGAAAAAAATGGCCTTGAAAACTTAGCTGAGGTTTATTTTGAAGATAATGATCGTCCAGAATTTATGGCTCACTATGAAAAAGCGGCATGTAAAATCGTATACGATACAAAAACACTTAAATTAGTTGGAGCTCAAGTTGGTTCTTGAGGACAAGATTCTCATGCTGAAATTATTTATATGCTAGCTCTTGCAATTCAAAGAGGACTTACTCTTCCTGAACTTGCATTAACTGATGTATTTTTCCTTCCTCACTTTAACAAACCATTTAACTTTGTTTTAGTTCCAGTTTTAAGAGCACTTGGTTTAAAATATAAAGCTTAATAATTCAAATAAAAGCCCAACAGGGCTTTTATTTTTAAAAGAGCGAATTTTATATAATATAAAAAATAGAAAAAATAGGAGATTTATGTTAATAAAAGGTATTGCCGCATCAAAAGGTATTGCAATTGCCAAAGTATTTAAAATTGAAGAACTTCCTCTTGATATTACTCAAAAGACAAATAACAAAGATGAGGAGCTAAAGCTATATGACAATGCTAGAGAATTAGTTAAAACTAAAATTCAGGCATCTGCTAAGCTTGCATCAAGTTCTGAGCACGCTGCTATTTTTGAAGCGCATTTAAATTTCTTAGAAGATCCATCAGCGCTAGAGGCTATTAGAAACGATATTAATATCAATAGCTATACTGCTGAATATGCAACTAAAAGTTTTTACAATAATTTTGCTGCTATTTTTGAAAGCATGGATGATGCTTATATGAAAGAAAGAGCAGCTGATATTCGTGATGTATGTAAAAAACTTTTATACGCACTAAATAACATCGAAGAAACTGATTTAACTCAAATTAGCGAAGAAGTAATTATTGTTGCCGAGGATTTAAGTCCTAGTCAAACAGTTCAGCTAAATAAAAAATACGTTAAAGGTTTTTTAACCAATATCGGTGGACCTACTTCACATACAGCTATTATGGCTAGAAGCCTTGGAATTCCATCAGTGGTTGGAACTAATTCAATTATGAAGCATGCTCAAAATGGACAACTTCTAGCTTTAGATGGAACTAAAGGTGAAGTGCTACTTAACCCTAGCGAAGCTGAAATTGCAGAGTTCAAAAAACAAGAACAGCTTTATAGAGACTATCTTAACAAGTTAAAAGAACTAAAAGGTAAAAAATCAATTACAACCGATGGACACGAAATTGAAATCGAAGGAAATATCGGTACTCCTAATGACGTTGAATCTGTTTTAGAAAACGACGCTCAAGGTATTGGTCTTTTTAGAAGTGAATTTTTATACATGGACAATGAAAATTGACCAACAGAAGATGAGCAATTTTTAGCTTATAAAAAAGTAATTGAGCAAATGAATAATCAAAGAGTTGTAATTAGAACTCTAGATATCGGTGGAGATAAAACTCTAAAATACTACAAATTTCCAGAAGAACTTAACCCATTTTTAGGTTTTAGAGCTATTAGATTCTGCCTTCAAAATGAAGATGTATTCAAAACTCAATTAAAGGCTTTAATTAGAGCATCAGAATTTGGTAGAGTTTCTGTAATGTTTCCAATGATTACAACTTTAGATGAATTTTTAAGAGCTAAAAATACATTTGAAGAATGCTATAAAGAAGTTTCTAGCGCAAATCCTAAAGTCGCAAAAAGAGAAGATATTGAACTTGGTTTAATGATCGAAACCCCAGCAGCAGCCGTTTTAACTGAGCAGTTTTGTAAATACGCTGATTTCGTTTCAATAGGAACTAACGATTTAATTCAATATTCAATGGCCAGCGATAGAATGAATGAAAATGTTTCATATCTATATCAACCATTAAATCCATCAATTTTAAAACTAGTTAAAATGATAATCGATGGGGCTCATAAATATGGAAAATGAGCTGGAATGTGTGGTGAAATGGCTGGAGATAAAAGAGCATTTATGATTTTATTAGGACTAGGTCTTGATAAATTCTCAATGTCAGCATCTAGCGTTTTATCTATTAGAGATTTAGTTAGAAATACAACTTTTGCAAGAGCAAAAGAAATCGCAAACCACGCATTATCACTTGAAACAGAAACACAAGTGCTTGAATATTTAAAATCAGAAAATCTACTTTAGAGTTACTCTTTTTTTAGATTCAATTTGATAATCATTTAAAAAAATGTCG encodes:
- a CDS encoding thymidine kinase codes for the protein MRWKYDIGSLEVITGPMFAGKSNEIIRILNVNQIAGFKPLSFKPDFDTRWSVNHIVSRTGSKMKTINLKDPKDIWNHIKKDTQVIAFDEVHFFDMSIVAEIQKLIEKKYKVIVSGLDMDYLGKPFEVVSQLCCLADKIKKLKAVCMNCHGVANMTYRKVDNNERNLLGDSEYEARCRNCHKLR
- the mip gene encoding Ig-specific serine endopeptidase MIP; this encodes MKNKIKRKIFFSSLIAASILSTAAAMSCGAPQEEKKPTNPKDGNKDGGIIDLPPTIGGPGEGGDSPRTYGSIDPVQSKLVGSWADYTKLSIAKRYEVDNKAYLNGLKSQYDIDPKQEFVPSDIKNGFGTVQAYDDKATKLGLPDFVTSYLKGFTTYSGSGLEISPNVSGPALGFWNSEQSGFDGRSRFLPNDLYKNTALQTYSISYVNEVKGDYVNEVKGDIEGTGKNTLKSNKGTAWILDYVKPTDSSYPTKWYIATNIHVIGDLTFTKSQTDSFGSDFTSIYDEEREKPLIKEARKVKAQIDELQNEYNEVYRKLQTKEHENDQALKARADQLNFELAPPLQKKLKDLNAQISGLTKNVTLAILDSDVPLQTSLNTVSADSRMKFVTLPASAVNIVYTANDFLKTSPKDYLDTTSTHNKDYLNNQEMADFAVLEIDFSKVTGEFKYTKNSVGDKPAKEMTVNSAQELARVMTNAYASTEKQDKQIKFAKNSLFYQYKDLTNEKVTVTNDANKQKLQVSRIVANFVSLGYPIAKDDLVNLRAEFPAKYAGREGILLAENDNSLWTNKPQKGRNFYQEFGNRLNRSMILRNFVQYPGIYDLFITNPVINKGVGFNIKQIKDKTSSYQQGNYLNYGLAYSLESWRPAPGASGSSLRDLNNEVLGINFAIRAGAGSGTSLIQAFRSEGANYGGVYGSYNLPQYDLIYGGGKDQRTSYREALAKILKNGETTNLFTSGVNVIPEEYKFRTNALINFTNSSNPEEAGLITNTGGGVQALTDQNKKYGSTITNPVVLPEGTS
- a CDS encoding FAD-dependent oxidoreductase, whose product is MENNKIIVVGANHAGTSFLRTLKTVNPSAEVVAYDRNTNVSFLGCGIAVWVGGMFKDPAGLFYSSPEVLTKEYGVKLHTQHDVVKIDRKSKKVVVKDLQTGREFEDSYDKLVFAGGTWPIVPPFKGKDLKNVLLSKLFQHAEEIITKAKDPNVKNVVVVGAGYIGVELVEAFHVRGKNVTLIDVQDRVVPNYFDPEFTDKMEENMRKGGVNLRLGESVEEFTSKDGVHVSGVKTNKGSYDADLVLLCIGFRPQTAVVEDVEKLPNGAIKVDEYQRSVSDENVYVIGDSASLKNVITNDYAHVALATNAVKTGIVAALHLAGMDVKFPGVVGTNAVSVFDCKYASTGFTKRLGEKNGLENLAEVYFEDNDRPEFMAHYEKAACKIVYDTKTLKLVGAQVGSWGQDSHAEIIYMLALAIQRGLTLPELALTDVFFLPHFNKPFNFVLVPVLRALGLKYKA
- a CDS encoding potassium channel family protein is translated as MKLIKKNNSQSNAICVIGAGRFGSAVITQLIEIGKEVVAVDKSADNLKQFKDEIDEVVILDAADIKALKAINIQRFETVVVAVANIDNIEIVSALLELKVANIIARASTKRHARVLRQMGANIIVNPEQESGTRTAVIAANENFALYSEFLHELVDDFVIGFSDVKNPTIFDKPIKDLNFPAMGVTVVLVRRNGQTYQITGDFVLKENDQVSIVGKIPSVNSVFQWLNSVN
- a CDS encoding 23S rRNA (pseudouridine(1915)-N(3))-methyltransferase RlmH — translated: MTINLIAVGKLEKDFQKLFDEYAKRIFAFSKFNLIEIKENTLKNLKVKKEKETLEILSKIPKNSTVFLLSIKGKNYSSEEFSKLITNDANITFVIGGSNGVIESYFENKISFSKLTFPHQLFRVILIEQIYRAFTIKNNLKYHK
- the whiA gene encoding DNA-binding protein WhiA: MRKKASFSFEIKKEISNQVKKKKEIRTFINGVIYSNSILKNNFYILNFKNKQALDIILKLLSKAQIKYEFENNLIKISTKDLELNFDSYYENYLTFFFSGIFFGSGSLNLSVGSFHLEFSSRYYEILIQIQKKLNEYDFNFKLLKRNQKYTLYIKKQEQILDFLAAINAKEAWSLVQQQKIDKDMNNASNRINNLDFKNEKKVTKASSELIKKINFILNKKLNYFFNEKEMLFLQEKLQNKNASLARMCEIMQEKHNLEITKSGLNHYVRKVNKIYKENKKARL
- a CDS encoding potassium transporter TrkG gives rise to the protein MRLKRFRNFIKNKLYKVNNSVNRYKLSFNKTIYLFLAYFVIILIFSLILYSPITQNETFAGQKITPLNYLDVVFTTSSAFSDTGLVIADSYNQWNIFGQALIATLIFSGGIGVFALKIFIINWIFRKTKITLTDMNLMQSERGGSGFRNPTQVVITSVKFLIAVTIIFGFSLSFYFYFTDVKMTPGIKDYLGSNYISPKGSWSLAFRFGFFHTISALNNAGFDIMSSNSIMPYYGAVELQICMIILLIIGGIGYPVIFDIKLAIEHKIKGKKGRHRFSLFSKVTFVIYFLVFAIGTLLTFLLETTSKDPHTYWNKIYVPDELMAEYNQYLSDSSLVPSSQLQHYLNNGQMYGSVFQKSFGIVFINFSSRSAGFTSVVISDFSFPTVLLIGLEMIIGASPASTGGGIRTTTFALFIMAIISMFRSRKDITLFKRQISKENTEMTFKVIALSTILIIIGTFILSTSHSLYGGKLNNINLTGIFFNVASAFGTSGLSAGGISKLNVASKIMLIIIMFVGQFGISSTLLVWKRKKNKESQFKYLEEELAIG
- the ptsP gene encoding phosphoenolpyruvate--protein phosphotransferase: MLIKGIAASKGIAIAKVFKIEELPLDITQKTNNKDEELKLYDNARELVKTKIQASAKLASSSEHAAIFEAHLNFLEDPSALEAIRNDININSYTAEYATKSFYNNFAAIFESMDDAYMKERAADIRDVCKKLLYALNNIEETDLTQISEEVIIVAEDLSPSQTVQLNKKYVKGFLTNIGGPTSHTAIMARSLGIPSVVGTNSIMKHAQNGQLLALDGTKGEVLLNPSEAEIAEFKKQEQLYRDYLNKLKELKGKKSITTDGHEIEIEGNIGTPNDVESVLENDAQGIGLFRSEFLYMDNENWPTEDEQFLAYKKVIEQMNNQRVVIRTLDIGGDKTLKYYKFPEELNPFLGFRAIRFCLQNEDVFKTQLKALIRASEFGRVSVMFPMITTLDEFLRAKNTFEECYKEVSSANPKVAKREDIELGLMIETPAAAVLTEQFCKYADFVSIGTNDLIQYSMASDRMNENVSYLYQPLNPSILKLVKMIIDGAHKYGKWAGMCGEMAGDKRAFMILLGLGLDKFSMSASSVLSIRDLVRNTTFARAKEIANHALSLETETQVLEYLKSENLL